The following coding sequences are from one Alkalinema sp. FACHB-956 window:
- a CDS encoding two-component regulator propeller domain-containing protein gives MGSLIFKRLRSGLSLWALSLLLLPPIGLAAPTDDRRSVADQRPIITYPPDAPPPADKPNPVPKQQPTTIDYRVPALLRDYSGFLWVGTWGGLTQIDPNTGRILARVSIPNPITGALAQDKVGRIWVGTAEGLFRIDARTKEVTAQNITLPSNRVLSLQLDKRGYLWVGTDRGLALISPDQGLLMTTLQDLPGVSANAMTLDKDGHLWVGTLESLVQINTAKGKIIKTVAEIPGGVVQTVAADNHGSIWAGTPSGLLEVKAQPGRILRSVTQLRGKEIVSLRFDERGTIWVGSGSGLFRLNPYNGKILGQIAGLPSDRVLIVVTNTGNKLWAGTTEGLAWVSMKDFRARAYDALFAKGSTPSPTPIRLR, from the coding sequence ATGGGATCTCTCATCTTCAAACGCCTACGCAGTGGCCTGAGCCTGTGGGCGCTCTCACTCCTATTACTCCCCCCGATCGGCCTTGCTGCCCCCACCGATGACCGACGGTCGGTCGCAGACCAGCGCCCCATCATCACCTATCCCCCCGACGCCCCACCCCCCGCCGACAAACCCAACCCCGTCCCCAAACAACAACCCACCACGATCGACTATCGGGTTCCCGCCCTACTCAGAGACTACAGCGGCTTCCTGTGGGTGGGCACCTGGGGAGGACTGACTCAGATTGACCCCAACACAGGCCGGATTCTGGCCCGCGTCTCAATCCCCAACCCCATCACCGGAGCCCTCGCCCAAGACAAAGTAGGACGGATTTGGGTGGGAACCGCAGAAGGGCTATTTCGCATCGACGCCCGCACCAAAGAAGTCACCGCCCAAAATATCACCCTACCGTCCAACCGTGTTCTCTCCCTGCAATTGGATAAACGGGGCTACCTGTGGGTCGGCACCGATCGGGGGCTTGCGCTCATCAGTCCTGACCAAGGGCTCCTCATGACCACCCTACAAGACTTACCCGGCGTCAGCGCCAACGCTATGACCTTGGACAAAGACGGGCATCTCTGGGTTGGGACGTTAGAAAGCTTGGTGCAGATCAATACCGCCAAGGGCAAAATCATCAAAACGGTCGCAGAAATTCCCGGTGGCGTCGTACAGACCGTTGCCGCAGACAACCATGGCTCAATTTGGGCTGGAACCCCCAGTGGCTTGCTAGAAGTCAAAGCGCAGCCAGGTCGAATACTACGATCGGTCACCCAACTGCGCGGGAAAGAAATTGTATCGCTGCGGTTTGACGAGCGGGGCACCATCTGGGTCGGCAGTGGCAGTGGGCTATTTCGGCTCAATCCCTACAACGGCAAAATTTTAGGTCAAATTGCCGGGTTGCCCAGCGATCGGGTTTTGATTGTCGTCACCAATACAGGCAATAAGCTTTGGGCTGGGACGACCGAGGGGCTTGCTTGGGTCAGTATGAAAGATTTTCGGGCTCGCGCCTATGATGCTTTATTTGCCAAGGGATCGACCCCATCTCCCACCCCCATCCGACTGCGCTAA